The proteins below come from a single Streptomyces sp. M92 genomic window:
- a CDS encoding thiolase family protein has translation MPRTVRDVVFVDGVRTPFGKAGPKGIYHETRADDLVVKAIRELLRRNPGLDPKKIDEVAVAATTQIGDQGLTIGRTAGILAGLPTSVPGYSIDRMCAGALTAVTSVAGSVAFGAYDVAVAGGVEHMGRHPMGEGVDPNPRFVSEKLVDESALFMGMTAENLHDRYPSITKQRADEYAVRSQEKAAKAYANGQIQADLVPVSVRRTNEEAGETGWGLVTADEPMRPGTTLENLAGLKTPFRVHGRVTAGNAAGLNDGATASLIASEDFARENNLPVKMRLVSYAFAGVEPEVMGYGPIPATEKALAQAGLSISDIGLFEINEAFAVQVLAFLEHYGIADDDARVNQYGGAIAFGHPLASSGVRLMTQLARQFEEQPHVRYGLTTMCVGFGMGATVVWENPHFEGDK, from the coding sequence GTGCCTCGTACCGTCAGGGACGTCGTCTTCGTAGACGGCGTCCGCACCCCGTTCGGCAAGGCGGGCCCGAAGGGCATCTACCACGAGACCCGCGCCGACGACCTGGTCGTGAAGGCGATCCGGGAGCTGCTGCGCCGCAATCCCGGTCTCGACCCCAAGAAGATCGACGAGGTCGCCGTCGCCGCGACCACGCAGATCGGCGACCAGGGCCTGACCATCGGCCGCACCGCCGGCATCCTGGCGGGTCTGCCCACCTCGGTCCCGGGCTACTCCATCGACCGCATGTGCGCGGGCGCCCTGACCGCCGTCACCTCGGTGGCCGGCTCGGTCGCCTTCGGCGCGTACGACGTCGCCGTCGCGGGCGGTGTCGAGCACATGGGCCGCCACCCGATGGGCGAGGGCGTCGACCCGAACCCGCGGTTCGTCAGCGAGAAGCTGGTCGACGAGTCCGCCCTGTTCATGGGCATGACCGCGGAGAACCTGCACGACCGCTACCCGAGCATCACCAAGCAGCGCGCCGACGAGTACGCGGTGCGCTCGCAGGAGAAGGCCGCCAAGGCCTACGCCAACGGACAGATCCAGGCGGACCTGGTGCCGGTGTCGGTGCGTCGCACCAACGAGGAGGCCGGTGAGACGGGCTGGGGCCTGGTCACCGCCGACGAGCCGATGCGTCCGGGCACCACGCTGGAGAACCTGGCGGGCCTGAAGACGCCGTTCCGCGTGCACGGCCGGGTCACCGCGGGCAACGCGGCCGGTCTGAACGACGGCGCCACCGCCTCCCTCATCGCGAGCGAGGACTTCGCCCGGGAGAACAACCTCCCGGTGAAGATGCGCCTGGTCTCCTACGCCTTCGCGGGCGTGGAGCCGGAGGTCATGGGCTACGGCCCGATCCCGGCCACGGAGAAGGCCCTGGCGCAGGCCGGGCTGTCCATCTCCGACATCGGCCTCTTCGAGATCAACGAGGCCTTCGCCGTCCAGGTCCTCGCCTTCCTGGAGCACTACGGCATCGCCGACGACGACGCCCGCGTCAACCAGTACGGCGGCGCCATCGCCTTCGGTCACCCGCTGGCCTCCTCCGGCGTCCGCCTGATGACGCAGCTGGCCCGCCAGTTCGAGGAGCAGCCGCACGTCCGCTACGGCCTGACCACCATGTGCGTCGGCTTCGGCATGGGCGCGACGGTCGTCTGGGAGAACCCGCACTTCGAGGGGGACAAGTGA
- a CDS encoding ribonuclease D: MTDAHETAADRSLRTTGGAPPDDAGSSASQAPTPLLEPREGIPPVIADAAALAEVTAAFAAGHGPVAVDAERASGYRYGQRAYLVQLRREGAGTALIDPVACPDLSALGAAIAGTEWVLHAATQDLPCLREIGMVPTRVFDTELAGRLAGFPRVGLGAMVENVLGFVLEKGHSAVDWSTRPLPEPWLRYAALDVELLVDLRDALEKELDRQGKLDWARQEFDAIASAPPPEPRKDPWRRTSGMHKVRRRRQLAVVRELWQTRDRIAQRRDVSPGKVLGDAAIVEAALALPPNAHALAALNGFGRVNRRQLEQWQAAVDRARALSESQLPQPGQPVTGPPPPRAWADKDPAAAARLTAARAAVTALAERLSMPQENLITPDTVRRVCWEPPAALDEESVGAALAGHGARPWQVEQVTPVLVTALAKGVS, translated from the coding sequence GTGACCGACGCCCACGAAACCGCAGCAGACCGTTCACTGCGAACCACCGGAGGCGCCCCTCCGGACGACGCCGGATCTTCTGCGAGTCAGGCGCCGACACCCTTGCTGGAGCCACGCGAGGGCATTCCGCCGGTGATCGCCGACGCGGCCGCCCTCGCCGAGGTGACCGCCGCCTTCGCCGCCGGGCACGGCCCGGTCGCCGTCGACGCCGAGCGCGCCTCCGGCTACCGCTACGGGCAGCGGGCGTACCTGGTGCAGCTGCGCCGCGAGGGCGCCGGCACCGCGCTGATCGACCCCGTGGCCTGCCCCGATCTGTCCGCACTGGGCGCGGCGATCGCCGGCACCGAGTGGGTGCTGCACGCGGCCACCCAGGACCTGCCGTGCCTGCGCGAAATAGGGATGGTCCCCACCCGCGTCTTCGACACCGAGCTGGCGGGACGACTGGCCGGTTTCCCGCGGGTCGGCCTCGGCGCGATGGTGGAGAACGTGCTGGGCTTCGTCCTGGAGAAGGGCCACTCGGCCGTCGACTGGTCCACCCGCCCGCTGCCCGAGCCCTGGCTGCGCTACGCCGCGCTCGACGTCGAGCTCCTGGTCGACCTGCGCGACGCGCTGGAGAAGGAGCTGGACCGGCAGGGCAAGCTGGACTGGGCCCGGCAGGAGTTCGACGCGATCGCCTCCGCCCCGCCGCCCGAGCCCCGCAAGGACCCGTGGCGCCGCACGTCCGGCATGCACAAGGTGCGCCGCCGCCGGCAGCTCGCCGTCGTACGGGAGCTGTGGCAGACCCGGGACCGGATCGCGCAGCGCAGGGACGTCTCGCCGGGCAAGGTGCTCGGGGACGCCGCCATCGTCGAGGCCGCGCTCGCGCTGCCGCCCAACGCGCACGCGCTGGCCGCGCTGAACGGCTTCGGGCGGGTCAACCGCCGGCAACTGGAGCAGTGGCAGGCGGCGGTCGACCGGGCCCGGGCCCTGTCCGAGTCGCAGCTGCCGCAGCCCGGCCAGCCGGTGACCGGTCCCCCGCCGCCGCGGGCGTGGGCCGACAAGGACCCGGCCGCCGCCGCCCGGCTCACCGCGGCGCGCGCGGCGGTGACGGCACTGGCCGAGCGGCTGAGCATGCCGCAGGAGAACCTGATCACGCCGGACACGGTGCGCCGGGTGTGCTGGGAGCCGCCGGCCGCCCTCGACGAGGAGTCGGTGGGCGCGGCCCTCGCCGGGCACGGGGCCCGGCCCTGGCAGGTGGAGCAGGTGACGCCGGTGCTGGTGACGGCGTTGGCCAAGGGCGTGTCGTAG
- a CDS encoding response regulator transcription factor: MSVLLEQPASLVAYRPNKPTAMVVVADPRVRSTVTRHLWALGVRDVIEASSVAEARPRIGNPRDICVADVHLPDGSGLTLLSETRAAGWPNGLALSAADDIGAVRNALAGGVKGYVVTGTRTNVGLPTRPGAAPIGAAAARLHRRPPGAPSHPGGYRELSGREVEVLRLVAEGQSNKAIGVSMGLSALTVKSHLARIARKLGTGDRAGMVAVALRTGIIH; the protein is encoded by the coding sequence GTGTCCGTTCTCCTCGAGCAGCCTGCAAGCCTGGTCGCCTACCGCCCGAACAAGCCGACCGCCATGGTGGTCGTGGCCGACCCGCGCGTCCGATCCACCGTCACCCGCCACCTGTGGGCGCTCGGTGTGCGCGATGTCATCGAGGCCTCGTCCGTCGCGGAGGCTCGTCCCCGCATCGGCAACCCCCGCGACATCTGCGTCGCCGACGTCCACCTCCCCGACGGCTCCGGCCTGACCCTGCTGTCGGAGACCCGCGCCGCGGGCTGGCCCAACGGCCTCGCCCTGTCCGCCGCCGACGACATCGGCGCCGTGCGCAACGCCCTGGCCGGCGGCGTCAAGGGCTACGTCGTCACCGGCACCCGCACCAACGTCGGGCTCCCCACCCGGCCGGGCGCCGCACCCATCGGCGCCGCCGCCGCCCGCCTGCACCGCCGCCCCCCGGGCGCCCCGAGCCACCCGGGCGGCTACCGCGAGCTCTCCGGCCGCGAGGTCGAGGTGCTGCGACTGGTCGCGGAGGGCCAGTCGAACAAGGCGATCGGCGTCTCCATGGGCCTGTCCGCCCTCACCGTCAAGAGCCACCTGGCCCGCATCGCCCGCAAGCTCGGCACGGGCGACCGCGCCGGGATGGTCGCCGTGGCCCTGCGGACCGGAATCATCCACTGA
- a CDS encoding DUF3000 domain-containing protein, with amino-acid sequence MAAAQGRLSDGAGGMDERKGTEEESRPTGSTVPPPFAAAVEALRAARLRPQIEVEAVPPPKRLAPYAYALEAAVVDGDEDLADGRLVLLHDPAGHDAWHGTFRLVTLVRAELEAEMAADPLLPDVCWSWLTGALQARGLTYGEPSGTVTRASSHYFGGLSARPSASQIEIRASWTPREGLGGVPDTAAHLASWCDLLAQVAGLPPAAPGDASIVTLPQRRGPQSR; translated from the coding sequence ATGGCTGCGGCTCAGGGACGACTGTCGGACGGCGCTGGCGGAATGGACGAGAGGAAGGGTACCGAGGAGGAATCCCGGCCCACGGGGAGTACGGTTCCGCCGCCCTTCGCGGCCGCCGTCGAAGCGCTCAGGGCCGCGCGGCTGCGGCCGCAGATCGAGGTGGAGGCGGTGCCCCCGCCGAAGCGGCTCGCCCCGTACGCGTACGCCCTGGAGGCGGCGGTCGTCGACGGCGACGAGGACCTGGCGGACGGACGGCTGGTGCTGCTGCACGACCCGGCCGGGCACGACGCCTGGCACGGCACCTTCCGGCTGGTGACGCTGGTGCGGGCCGAGCTGGAGGCGGAGATGGCCGCCGACCCGCTGCTGCCCGACGTCTGCTGGTCCTGGCTCACCGGCGCGCTCCAGGCACGCGGGCTGACCTACGGCGAACCCAGCGGCACGGTCACGCGGGCGAGCTCCCACTACTTCGGTGGGCTCTCCGCGCGGCCGTCCGCCTCGCAGATCGAGATCCGGGCGTCCTGGACACCGCGCGAAGGGCTGGGCGGCGTCCCGGACACCGCCGCGCACCTGGCCTCGTGGTGCGATCTGCTGGCGCAGGTCGCGGGCCTGCCGCCGGCCGCGCCCGGCGACGCGTCGATCGTGACGCTGCCGCAGCGCCGCGGCCCGCAGTCGCGCTAG
- the hemE gene encoding uroporphyrinogen decarboxylase → MSAEQSPAGKQPTATYDSAFLKACRREPVPHTPVWFMRQAGRSLPEYRKVREGIPMLESCMRPELVTEITLQPVRRHGVDAAIYFSDIVVPLKAIGIDLDIKPGVGPVVEEPIRTRADLARLRDLTPEDVAYVTEAYGLLTRELGATPLIGFAGAPFTLASYLVEGGPSRNHEHTKALMYGDPQLWADLLDRLADITAAFLKVQIEAGASAVQLFDSWVGALAPADYRRFVQPASRKVFEAVAGYGVPRIHFGVGTGELLRDMGEAGADVVGVDWRVPLDEAVRRVGPGKALQGNLDPALLFSTPQAVEARTREILDAAAGLEGHVFNLGHGVLPDTDPDALSRLVEYVHTQTAR, encoded by the coding sequence GTGAGTGCCGAACAGAGCCCCGCGGGCAAGCAGCCGACCGCCACGTACGACTCCGCGTTCCTCAAGGCGTGCAGGCGTGAGCCGGTGCCGCACACCCCCGTGTGGTTCATGCGGCAGGCCGGGCGCTCGCTGCCGGAGTACCGCAAGGTGCGCGAGGGCATCCCGATGCTCGAGTCCTGCATGCGCCCGGAGCTGGTCACCGAGATCACCCTCCAGCCGGTGCGCCGGCACGGCGTGGACGCGGCGATCTACTTCAGCGACATCGTGGTCCCGCTCAAGGCCATCGGCATCGACCTCGACATCAAGCCGGGCGTCGGCCCGGTCGTCGAGGAGCCGATCCGTACCCGCGCCGACCTGGCCCGCCTGCGCGACCTCACCCCCGAGGACGTCGCCTACGTCACCGAGGCCTACGGCCTGCTCACCCGCGAGCTGGGCGCCACCCCGCTGATCGGCTTCGCGGGCGCCCCGTTCACCCTCGCCAGCTATCTCGTGGAGGGCGGCCCGTCCCGCAACCACGAGCACACCAAGGCGCTGATGTACGGCGACCCCCAGCTGTGGGCCGACCTCCTGGACCGCCTGGCCGACATCACGGCCGCCTTCCTCAAGGTGCAGATCGAGGCGGGTGCGAGCGCGGTCCAGCTCTTCGACTCCTGGGTCGGCGCCCTGGCCCCCGCGGACTACCGCCGCTTCGTGCAGCCGGCCTCCCGCAAGGTCTTCGAGGCCGTCGCCGGGTACGGTGTGCCGCGCATCCACTTCGGCGTCGGCACCGGCGAACTCCTGCGCGACATGGGCGAGGCCGGCGCGGACGTGGTCGGCGTCGACTGGCGCGTCCCGCTGGACGAGGCCGTCCGCCGAGTCGGCCCCGGCAAGGCGCTCCAGGGCAACCTGGACCCCGCCCTCCTCTTCTCCACCCCGCAGGCGGTCGAGGCCCGGACCCGCGAGATCCTGGACGCGGCGGCCGGCCTGGAGGGCCACGTCTTCAACCTCGGCCACGGCGTCCTGCCCGACACGGACCCGGACGCGCTGAGCCGCCTCGTGGAGTACGTGCACACGCAGACCGCGCGCTGA
- a CDS encoding phytanoyl-CoA dioxygenase family protein, whose amino-acid sequence MATPDSFLHRAPSAIPYFSADADTYLARTQLRDLDKTRPLRVLSEEDFAHWQTYGYVVVKEAIPADSARRLLDFAWEFQGLDPGRPDTWYQDREYRSDLDRELHIYGFVEAYHHQLLWDSRQTRRVYDAFVDVWDCEELWVTLDRLNLNPPNTGNRDRALIDKPDRGFDIELHWDVDTSLGVLPQRVQGIIALNDTKPDHGGFQCCPELFRRFDRWKALQPDGRDPIRPAIDREDMPVVRPDLEAGDLLIWNGLLAHGVAPNVSGDGVRAVQYLSMMPALETHRTLRDSRVHSWRTLATPEWNATLLGDARRPESERYGPAELNDLGARLLGLESWHGDDTTGEAACAASA is encoded by the coding sequence ATGGCGACGCCCGATTCCTTCCTCCACCGAGCCCCGTCGGCCATCCCCTACTTCAGCGCGGACGCCGACACCTACCTGGCCCGCACCCAGTTGCGCGACCTCGACAAGACACGCCCGCTGCGGGTGCTGTCCGAGGAGGACTTCGCCCACTGGCAGACCTACGGATACGTCGTGGTGAAGGAGGCGATACCCGCCGACTCCGCGCGCCGGCTCCTCGACTTCGCCTGGGAGTTCCAGGGGCTCGACCCCGGCCGCCCCGACACCTGGTACCAGGACCGCGAGTACCGCTCCGACCTCGACCGGGAGCTGCACATCTACGGCTTCGTCGAGGCGTACCACCACCAGCTCCTCTGGGACAGCCGCCAGACGAGGCGCGTCTACGACGCCTTCGTGGACGTGTGGGACTGCGAGGAGCTCTGGGTCACCCTGGACCGCCTCAACCTCAACCCGCCCAACACGGGCAACCGCGACCGTGCCCTCATCGACAAGCCGGACCGCGGCTTCGACATCGAGCTGCACTGGGACGTGGACACCTCCCTCGGCGTCCTGCCCCAGCGTGTGCAGGGCATCATCGCGCTCAACGACACCAAGCCGGACCACGGCGGCTTCCAGTGCTGCCCCGAACTCTTCCGCCGCTTCGACCGCTGGAAGGCGCTCCAGCCCGACGGCCGCGACCCGATCCGGCCCGCGATCGACCGCGAGGACATGCCCGTCGTACGGCCCGACCTGGAGGCCGGCGACCTGCTCATCTGGAACGGCCTGCTGGCCCACGGCGTGGCACCCAACGTCTCCGGCGACGGAGTCCGCGCGGTCCAGTACCTGTCGATGATGCCCGCGCTGGAGACCCACCGGACCCTGCGCGACTCCCGCGTCCACTCCTGGCGCACCCTCGCCACCCCCGAGTGGAACGCCACCCTCCTCGGCGACGCCCGCCGCCCCGAGTCCGAGCGCTACGGCCCGGCCGAACTGAACGACCTGGGCGCCAGGCTGCTGGGCCTCGAGTCCTGGCACGGCGACGACACCACCGGGGAAGCCGCATGCGCAGCATCTGCCTGA
- a CDS encoding DUF6271 family protein, translating into MRSICLTLPTNRHCPRTIAALGAEALHAVDHFDIDVQLLVLDSCPPPVHAEHAEAVRRLPAHPRITAHHLDEAAQRDFLRRATARSGDAEPDLLLDLLLPDGVSYGACTDRAFLIAAALGCDSVHRRDSDSRYQSLNGRTVFPVHHELLSLGGRAADALPHVTESTLPDPLLDRRVAMVGGSFVGELSVDIARMRDADPEVYHDVVALWAPGHWSAERKRELVEESFRGAGTDPFTGDHSLLALVDPMRVDMCNIAFHAGTVTERVPLPPARDTIGSDYFLIHLVHDARLPGVLHNRHIVNYHTGERRTGPGFLAYQTRFAKFLLSMLHFHHVYDRMTEAGDGLLDESGRPRPAAVAALARESTELDPAENVRRLDTLDTAYRRLGGRYAEFAGLLAGRRDRLLAEARGDMADFARLTEAWEGLVAAARTTTVASSAGQPGRAR; encoded by the coding sequence ATGCGCAGCATCTGCCTGACCCTGCCCACCAACCGGCACTGCCCGCGGACCATCGCGGCGCTGGGCGCCGAAGCGCTCCACGCCGTCGACCACTTCGACATCGATGTCCAGCTGCTGGTCCTCGACTCCTGCCCGCCTCCGGTGCACGCCGAACACGCCGAAGCCGTACGGCGGCTGCCCGCGCACCCCCGGATCACGGCGCACCACCTCGACGAGGCCGCCCAGCGCGACTTCCTGCGACGGGCCACCGCCCGGTCCGGCGACGCCGAGCCCGACCTGCTCCTCGACCTGCTGCTCCCGGACGGCGTCTCCTACGGCGCCTGCACCGACCGGGCCTTCCTGATCGCGGCGGCGCTCGGCTGCGACTCCGTCCACCGCAGGGACTCCGACAGCCGCTACCAGAGCCTGAACGGCCGTACGGTCTTCCCCGTCCACCACGAACTGCTCTCGCTCGGAGGGCGCGCGGCCGACGCCCTGCCGCACGTCACGGAGTCCACCCTGCCGGACCCGCTCCTGGACCGGCGGGTGGCCATGGTCGGCGGCTCCTTCGTGGGCGAACTCTCCGTCGACATCGCGCGGATGCGCGACGCCGACCCGGAGGTCTACCACGACGTCGTCGCCCTCTGGGCGCCCGGACACTGGTCCGCCGAGCGGAAACGGGAACTGGTCGAGGAGTCCTTCCGGGGCGCCGGCACCGACCCCTTCACGGGCGACCACTCGCTGCTCGCCCTCGTCGACCCGATGCGGGTGGACATGTGCAACATCGCCTTCCACGCCGGAACCGTCACCGAACGGGTGCCGCTGCCGCCCGCCAGGGACACCATCGGCAGCGACTACTTCCTCATCCACCTGGTGCACGACGCCCGGCTGCCCGGCGTGCTGCACAACCGGCACATCGTCAACTACCACACCGGCGAGCGCAGGACCGGGCCCGGCTTCCTCGCCTACCAGACGCGCTTCGCCAAGTTCCTCCTGTCGATGCTCCACTTCCATCACGTCTACGACCGGATGACCGAGGCGGGCGACGGCCTGCTGGACGAGAGCGGCCGGCCCCGCCCCGCGGCCGTCGCCGCCCTGGCCCGCGAGAGCACGGAACTGGACCCCGCGGAGAACGTCCGCCGCCTCGACACCCTGGACACCGCCTACCGGCGGCTCGGCGGCCGGTACGCCGAGTTCGCCGGTCTGCTCGCCGGCCGGCGCGACCGCCTCCTGGCCGAGGCGCGCGGCGACATGGCGGACTTCGCGCGGCTGACGGAGGCCTGGGAAGGGCTGGTGGCCGCCGCCAGGACGACCACCGTCGCGTCCTCGGCCGGACAGCCGGGGCGTGCGCGGTGA
- a CDS encoding type III PLP-dependent enzyme: MTADVLSESLAAALAAAPGDRIVYDLAGIGRRYDALRRELPDVRVRFAMKACPLDEVLGLLARKGAGVDAASPGEVAQALRAGVPAGRTHYGNTVKSDRNIAEAYRLGIRTFATDSLQDVAALAVHAPGARVFCRVATGGAGAVWGLSHKFGSPPGDAVRIMERARDLGLVPAGLSVHVGSQQMTGEAWRTALEDLGAVLHALDLRGIRVDHVNLGGGLPALGYRDRHGAPLEPPLDKIFAVIREGMDELRRLHGGPLRFVIEPGRHLVADHGAIRAHVARLAERRGTDGERRHWLYLSCGKFNGLYEMDALQYPLVFPGHTTGPYVPAVVAGPTCDSDDAYAHEAGLVPVPRALASGDPVWVLSSGAYATSYTTLGFNGFAPLPHAWAGRPDGAGADD, translated from the coding sequence GTGACGGCCGACGTCCTCAGCGAGTCCCTGGCCGCGGCCCTCGCCGCCGCCCCCGGGGACCGGATCGTCTACGACCTGGCCGGCATCGGTCGGCGTTACGACGCCCTGCGTCGCGAACTGCCGGACGTCCGGGTCCGCTTCGCGATGAAGGCCTGCCCGCTCGACGAGGTCCTCGGCCTCCTGGCGCGCAAGGGCGCGGGGGTCGACGCGGCGAGCCCCGGCGAGGTGGCGCAGGCGCTGCGGGCCGGGGTGCCGGCCGGGCGGACGCACTACGGCAACACCGTCAAGTCCGACCGGAACATCGCCGAGGCGTACCGGCTCGGCATCCGCACCTTCGCGACCGACAGCCTCCAGGACGTGGCGGCCCTGGCCGTCCACGCCCCCGGCGCCCGCGTCTTCTGCCGGGTGGCCACCGGCGGAGCGGGCGCCGTGTGGGGCCTGAGCCACAAGTTCGGAAGCCCGCCCGGCGACGCCGTACGGATCATGGAACGGGCCCGGGACCTCGGGCTGGTCCCGGCCGGACTGTCCGTGCACGTCGGCTCCCAGCAGATGACGGGCGAGGCGTGGCGCACGGCCCTGGAGGACCTGGGCGCCGTCCTGCACGCCCTGGACCTGCGGGGCATTCGCGTCGACCACGTCAACCTCGGCGGCGGCCTGCCCGCGCTCGGCTACCGGGACCGGCACGGCGCCCCGCTCGAACCGCCGCTGGACAAGATCTTCGCGGTGATCCGGGAGGGCATGGACGAGCTGCGCCGCCTCCACGGCGGCCCCCTGCGGTTCGTCATCGAGCCCGGACGGCACCTGGTCGCCGACCACGGCGCGATCCGCGCGCACGTCGCCCGCCTCGCCGAGCGCCGCGGGACGGACGGCGAGCGCCGGCACTGGCTCTACCTGAGCTGCGGCAAGTTCAACGGCCTGTACGAGATGGACGCGCTCCAGTACCCGCTGGTCTTCCCGGGCCACACCACAGGTCCGTACGTCCCCGCCGTCGTCGCCGGACCCACCTGCGACAGCGACGACGCCTACGCCCACGAGGCGGGGCTGGTCCCGGTGCCGAGGGCGCTGGCCTCGGGCGACCCGGTCTGGGTGCTGTCCAGCGGCGCCTACGCGACCAGCTACACCACCCTGGGCTTCAACGGCTTCGCCCCGCTTCCCCACGCCTGGGCGGGCCGGCCGGACGGGGCCGGCGCCGATGACTGA
- a CDS encoding GNAT family N-acetyltransferase: MTDTVRVRRIAAGDWDTVVSLERDAYTELGLSEGRAVLQSRAAASPDTCFVLDVGARTAGYLLALPYPFRRYPDLERAEATPTAPGPGNLHLHDIVVAPDLRRRGLARHLLRHLTGTARARRDERISLVAVGGTGPFWTAHGFAPHPGVVPDGAYGADAVYMSRPVPAAPSLLPSLREVS; the protein is encoded by the coding sequence ATGACTGACACCGTGCGCGTACGCCGCATCGCCGCCGGCGACTGGGACACCGTCGTCTCGCTGGAGCGGGACGCCTACACGGAACTGGGGCTCTCGGAGGGCCGGGCGGTGCTCCAGTCCCGGGCGGCGGCGTCGCCGGACACCTGCTTCGTCCTGGACGTCGGTGCCCGCACGGCCGGCTACCTGCTCGCCCTGCCCTACCCCTTCCGCCGCTACCCGGACCTGGAACGGGCCGAGGCCACGCCGACCGCGCCCGGCCCCGGCAACCTCCACCTGCACGACATCGTCGTGGCGCCGGACCTGCGCCGCCGGGGCCTTGCCCGGCACCTCCTGCGGCACCTGACCGGCACCGCCCGGGCGCGCCGGGACGAACGGATCTCCCTGGTCGCCGTCGGCGGCACCGGGCCCTTCTGGACGGCACACGGCTTCGCGCCGCACCCGGGGGTCGTGCCCGACGGCGCCTACGGCGCGGACGCCGTCTACATGTCCCGCCCGGTCCCGGCGGCCCCCTCCCTCCTCCCGTCCCTGCGCGAAGTGAGCTGA
- a CDS encoding MFS transporter gives MAIAALFLSLGFQYATWAARIPALKSDLELTAAEVGVLLMAAGVGAAASFPLVAWLMRRLGSRRLALLSQLGLALLLLALAAAPNYPVALLVLCADGVLVGCLNVAMNAQGAALEARHERNTMAKLHATFSAGSLLAALVASGMTAVTGSVAAHFGVAAALLVVLGASARTGLLDDDAPPAPEPGRRNGRWTLPSRPTLWMCCAMVFGTVAEGAMNDWSALYLKDVARASAELTPLGIAVVSGMMVVARLFADGWRGRWGDGRVVLVGSAVAGTGLAVALVSGGVAPALAGFACMGLGIAAVTPCVYAAAARQGSDALTLVAAMGTTGLLAGPPLIGFIAGASSLTWGMGAVAAAAVVVSLCSTRIRWTPAPAVRGETSAV, from the coding sequence CTGGCCATCGCCGCGCTGTTCCTGTCCCTCGGCTTCCAGTACGCCACCTGGGCGGCACGCATCCCGGCCCTCAAGTCCGACCTGGAGCTGACCGCCGCCGAGGTGGGCGTGCTCCTGATGGCCGCGGGGGTCGGCGCGGCGGCGTCCTTCCCCCTCGTCGCCTGGCTGATGCGGCGCCTCGGCTCCCGGCGGCTCGCCCTCCTGTCCCAGCTCGGCCTGGCCCTCCTGCTGCTCGCGCTGGCCGCCGCTCCCAACTACCCGGTGGCCCTGCTGGTGCTGTGCGCCGACGGCGTCCTGGTGGGCTGCCTCAACGTGGCCATGAACGCACAGGGCGCGGCCCTGGAGGCACGGCACGAGCGCAACACCATGGCGAAACTGCACGCGACGTTCAGCGCCGGGTCCCTGCTCGCGGCCCTCGTCGCCTCCGGCATGACCGCCGTCACCGGGTCGGTCGCCGCACACTTCGGCGTGGCCGCCGCCCTCCTCGTCGTGCTGGGCGCCTCCGCGCGCACGGGACTGCTCGACGACGACGCACCGCCCGCTCCCGAGCCGGGGCGCCGGAACGGCCGCTGGACCCTCCCGTCGCGCCCCACCCTGTGGATGTGCTGCGCCATGGTCTTCGGCACGGTCGCCGAGGGCGCCATGAACGACTGGTCCGCCCTCTACCTGAAGGACGTCGCCCGGGCGTCCGCGGAACTCACACCCCTGGGCATCGCCGTGGTGTCGGGAATGATGGTCGTCGCCCGCCTCTTCGCCGACGGCTGGCGGGGCCGCTGGGGCGACGGACGGGTCGTCCTGGTGGGCAGCGCGGTGGCCGGCACCGGCCTCGCCGTCGCCCTGGTCAGCGGCGGCGTCGCCCCGGCCCTGGCCGGCTTCGCCTGCATGGGCCTGGGCATCGCGGCCGTGACCCCGTGCGTCTACGCGGCCGCCGCCCGGCAGGGCTCGGACGCGCTGACCCTGGTCGCCGCCATGGGAACCACCGGCCTGCTGGCCGGCCCGCCCCTCATCGGCTTCATCGCGGGCGCGAGCAGCCTGACGTGGGGCATGGGCGCCGTGGCCGCCGCCGCGGTCGTCGTCTCCCTGTGCAGCACCCGCATCCGCTGGACTCCGGCACCGGCCGTCCGGGGCGAGACGTCCGCGGTCTGA